From a region of the Triticum aestivum cultivar Chinese Spring chromosome 7D, IWGSC CS RefSeq v2.1, whole genome shotgun sequence genome:
- the LOC123165960 gene encoding B3 domain-containing protein Os06g0112300-like, whose product MAASFIINCSCPDLLCFLRLTVQIIPTHFQRRLPARHAAVVLRCCGSSWIFMSYCGDTKLKRLDQGWADFAVQNRLQVGDACVFELVSGYAGDGGNREVVLEVQVLRGGGLPEPEDLATKGDTAEEAIAILD is encoded by the exons ATGGCGGCTAGCTTCATAATCAATTGCTCATGCCCTGATCTCCTGTGCTTCTTGCGCCTGACCGTGCAGATCATCCCGACCCACTTCCAGCGCCGGCTACCGGCGAGGCACGCGGCGGTGGTGCTCCGGTGCTGCGGGAGCTCGTG GATTTTCATGAGCTACTGCGGTGACACCAAGCTGAAGAGACTCGACCAGGGCTGGGCGGACTTCGCCGTCCAGAACCGGCTGCAGGTCGGCGATGCGTGTGTGTTCGAGCTGGTGTCCGGGTATGCTGGAGATGGCGGCAACAGGGAGGTGGTGCTGGAGGTGCAGGTGCTTCGAGGTGGTGGCCTGCCGGAGCCTGAGGATCTCGCCACCAAAGGAGACACCGCCGAGGAGGCCATCGCCATCTTGGACTAG